The following DNA comes from Verrucomicrobiota bacterium JB022.
GCGAGCGCGGCACTCTTTACCGCGAAGTCAGCCTGCTCGACTACGCCAACGAGCGCAACCACCACCGCTTCAGCGCCTCGCTCGGAGGCTTTGGCGCCCCCTCCATCGCCATCGTCTATGCGGAGGGCGTCATCGTCGAGGGCCCGGGGGTGATCGACGAGGTGGGGGCCGACACGATGGTCGAATACCTGCGCGAAGTGCGCCGCGACCCCTCGATCAAGGCTTTGGTCATGCGCGTGAACAGCCCCGGCGGCAGCGCGACCGCCTCGGAGAAGATCCTGCGCGAAGTCCGCCTCGTGGCAGCTGAAAAGCCCGTCATCGTCTCGATGGGCGGCATGGCGGCCAGCGGCGGCTACTGGATCAGCTCCATGGCCGACACGATTTTTGCCGAGCCGACCACGATTACCGGCTCGATCGGGGTCATCTCGATGATCCCCAATGTGGGCGAGCTGGCGGCGCAGCACGAGGTGAACTTCGAAACCGTGCGCACCTCCCGCTTTGCCGACCTCTATTCGATCAGCCGCCCCCGCACGCCGGAGGAAATGGCGCTGATGCAGCAGACGGTCGACAAGATTTACCAGGACTTCCTCACCCGCGTCTCCGAAGGGCGCGAACTCTCCCGCGAGCGCGTCAACCAGATCGCACAGGGGCGGGTGTGGTCGGGCGAAAGCGCCGTCGAGCTGCGCCTTGTGGACTATCTGGGCGGGCTGGAAGACGCCATCGCCTTTGCCGCCGAGGAAGCCGGCCTGGGAGAGGATTACACCCTGCGCGAATACCCGGAGCGCGTGACGCTGGAGGCGTGGTTCGAGCAAGCCTTTGGCCAGCAGCAGCCCGGGGTGGCCAAGACCTCGACCCTCGATGCCGCCGGTCTGCTGCCGCGCGGGCGCGACCCGGTGAGCCGCCAGTTGGCGCAATGGCAGCAGACGATGCGCCTGCTTCGCCAGCTCAACGACCCGATGGGCGTTTATGCGATCGAACCTCAATGGGTTTTCGTTGATTAACGCGCCCGCCCCCGTAGCGTAGAGCACATGGAGGCAACGACTATCAATTTGCGGACGGGCTGCCCCGCCACGCGTATCCCCAGCGGCGAGCAGATCACCTTGCCGGAGGGCAGCGAGCTGTTCATCACCCAGGCCTTGGGTGGCTCTGTGACGGTGCGCGACCAAGGCGGGCTCTACCGCGTCGACCAGGCGCACCTCGACGCCTTCGGCCCCGAAGTGGCGGCCCAACTGCGCGACGAGCTGCAGGCGACCGACCTCAGCGGCCAACCCTTTAGCGAGCAGCAGCTCTGGGATTCGCTCCGCCAGTGCTTCGACCCCGAGATCCCCGTCAACATCGTCGACCTCGGGCTGATCTACGACCTCCATTACGAGGAAATCGCCACCGGCCGCTACAATGTGGGCGTCAAGATGACCCTCACGGCCCCCGGCTGTGGGATGGGCCCCACCATCGCCAACGACGCGCAGTCCAAGCTGCAGTCGCTGCCCTCCGTCGAAACCGCACAGGTAGACATCGTCTGGGATCCGCAGTGGACGCCGCAAATGATCTCTCCGGAGGGTCGCAAGATCCTCGGCCTGGGCTAAGCCCGCAGGCCCCCGCGCTGCCGGAAACGGCCTGGCTCGGCGCTTTCCTGGATTTCCTCCGGGACGAGCGCCAGGCCTCGCGCTACACGGTGCGCAACTACGCGCAGTCCCTCGAAGAGATTCTCGGCTACTTCCGGCAGGAAGGCTATGCCGGGCCGTTGGAGAAAGTGCCCGAGCGGCTGATCCAGTCGTATCTGGTCGACCGCCAGCGCGAAGGGTTGTCGCGCCGCACACTGCACCTGCGCCTCTCTGCCGCGCGTTCGTTTTTCGACTACCTGCGCCGCCGCCGCTTCGTGCAGCGCAACCCCTTCCATACCCTCAGCGCGCCCAAGTTCCACCAGCCGCTGCCCCGCTTCCTTACCGAGAAGCAGATGACGGAGTTCCTCGAAGGCCCGGCCAAGCTTTTCGAGATGGGGCAAGCGACCCGGTTTGAGGCGGTGCGCGATCAGGCGATCTTTGAGCTGTTTTACGGTGCCGGCCTCCGCATCAGTGAGTTGATCGCGCTTACCTACGGGCAGGTCGACTTCCAGCGTGGCCTCGCACGGGTGCGCGGCAAGGGAAACAAAGACCGTATCTGCCCGCTCGGCCCGGTGGCGGTGCGCTGCCTGGCGCGCTTCCGCGACGAATTTGCGACCGAGCGCGGCTACGAAGCGGTGATTCTTTTCCGCGAGCCGGGCAAGCCGCTGAAGCCCGATTGGGTGCAAAAGCGCATGAAAGTCTACCTCCAGCTGGCCGGGCTACCGCTGGAGCTGTCGCCGCACAAGCTCCGCCACTCCTACGCCACTCACCTGCTCAACGGCGGGGCGGATCTTCGGGCGGTGCAGGAGATGCTCGGCCACGCCAGCCTTGCCACGACGCAAGTCTACACCCACGTAGGCATGGCCGAGCTGAAGAAAGTCCATGCGCTCAATCACCCGCGCGGGTAGGGCAGCCTACGCCTCCTTGATCTCGCTGACCGGCATCACCACGAGGCTGTAGAGGCGGTCATTTACCCCCTCGGCCGCATCCCGGATCATGCGCAGCTCTTCCGGGGTAGCCGCAGGCCGCTTCATGCGCACAAATATTTCGCCCGTGATGCAGCGGCCCTCTTCACGCAGGCGCACTTCGGCTTCGGCCACGCCCGCACATTCGAGCACCCGGCGACGGATGTCGCGGTCGATCTGTAGCGGGTGGCTGGAGTCGGCCTCCGTAGGGCGCTGATCGAGCAGGTTCAGCACGGCATGGCGCAGGTGGGTCGTGCCGTCGTGGATAACATTGAGTGAGATCAGCGCCGCCGCCACCGCATCGGCCCACCAGAGCCCGGCGCCGATGCCGATAACGCCCAGCATGGCCGCTACCCCCGTCTGCCAGTCGTCCTTGTTCATTGTGGCGTCGGCCAGAATCGTACGCTCGTTGAGGCGGCAGCAGATGCGTTGCTTGAGGAAGCCGAGGATCATCGGCGGGATTACGCTGACGACGAGGGCGCCCAGCATCACCCAGCCCGACCATATCTGCCAGCCGAAGCGGTCGAAATGGCCCAGCGTCGGGTGTTCCCGGGCGATGAGAGACGACGCCGCATCGTAGAGCATGTAGAGGCCCATGCCGAGAATCGCGACCGCCGAAACGAGGAACGACAGCAAGGCCGTGCGCTGAAAGCCATAGGGGAAGCGGTTGGTGGGCGCGCGATCCCGAAAGTGGTTGGCGATGAGGAAGGCGGCCGGCGGCACCAAGGCCAGCAAGTCTTCGATCCAGGCCGTCTTCATCGCCTGCGAGCTGCCCATCGCCACATACATTACCGCGACCACGCCGAGCATGACGACTACTGTCGCCCACTCCAGCCATACGATCTGGCGACTCTTCCGCTGGGCAGCTCCCGGCAGGCGATAAGGTTCACGGGGCCTCATGGCGCGTCCTCCACCTGCAAGGCTTCGACCTCGTCGCGCCGGCTCAGCAAAAACGCTTCCAGCCGCATCAGCATCGCGTTTTCGCCGCTGGCGACGGCCATCACCTGCCGCTTGGGCTCTTCCCCATCGCCTGGGTGGATCGTGGCAAAGGGCAGGCTGAAGCCCAGCTGCGTCCGCCAGGGGTTTTGTTGCGTAATGCCCCCAATTACGACATCCAATTCGTGCTTTTCGAGTGATGCGAATAAATCCTCCGCACCTTCGTGGGACCACTCGACCGACACGCCCAGCTCGCGCGCGAAATCCTCGATCAGCGCCACTTCCACGCCTGTGACCGTGCCATCGGGCTCCACCGTCACCCACGGCGGGTTCTCAAACGCGCCGGCCCGCAGCACCCCGCGCTTTTCTACTCGCTCCAGAGTGCCAGCGGGGTCGCGCGGGAAGCGTTCGCAGCCGGTCATCAGGACGCTCAAGCCCACCATGCCGATCAGGATCGTGCGAGGTCTCCAAATACTGCTCATGGGGTAAAGGGTTCGCTTCCACCGTAGCATCAGGCGGGCCAAGCGCCGGTCCAGGGCTGTGCGAGGCATCTACTTCCGCGGTGGTCGCGCAACCTGGTCGAAGTCGCGCGCAAGGCGGTCCAGATCGATTCGGATCTCATCTCCCCTCAGGGCCTTGCCATGGCCAGCAATCAATGTCTGGGGCCGCAGAACGGCCAAGCGACGGACCGACTCGCGGGCCGCCTCCCAGTCGGGTGTAAAGTAGGTCGGCGGGCCATGAATTTCGACCTTCTGCGCCGCTACGGCGGTAGCCGACGATTGATCGGTCGTGATGATGGCATCGGCGCTCAGCAAGGTATGGTCATTCAGGCGCCAGAGCGCGACCTGCCCAGGACTGTGCCCCGGCACATGCACCCAGCGCCACTCCGGCATCCCCGGCACGCTACCGTCGTCCGGCAGCAGCTTCAGGCCCGGCACGATGATCGGCTTTCGAGGGTAGAGAGGGGAAAGGCGTGCCATCAGGCCCCCTCCGGCGTTCGGACTCGGTGGAGGGTAGGGCGTCGTGCCATCGAGAAAGGGCTTCTCCAGCCGATGGGCATAGACCGGCGTCTCCGGCCAGTGCTCCCGCAGCTTTTCCAGGGCGCTCACATGGTCGAAGTGCCCATGGGTCAGTATGATCGCCTTTGGGGCGCGTGGCCCGAAGCGTTCTTCAGCCGCCTTGATGATCGCGCCGCCGCTGTGCGGAAGCCCCGCATCGACCAATACCCACGGCGCATCAGCCGCTTGCGGATCACCCAAAAACACGACATTGACCATCACGATGCGCTGGTAGGCAACATCGGGCAGAACTTCCTGCGAGCGAGCGTCGGGCGTCGCATCGCCAGCCTTGGTGGAGGGGTCGGTCGGGATCTGGGTCATGAGCGTTACCCTGCATGCCCCATGCCACGGAGAGAGGAGGGTAGGAATGGCACACCAACTGCGTTACGGGAGTTGCTATGAACGTAAAAACTCCTGAAGATCTATTTCACCACGACCTCAAGGACCTCTACGATGCCGAGCACCGAATCGAGGAGGCGCTCCAGAAGATGGAGAAAACCGCGAAGAATGCGGACTTGAAAAAGGCATTTCGCCAGCATCGCACCGAGACGCAGGGCCAGATCAAGCGCCTGGAGCAGGTGTTCGAGGCATTTGGCAAGACACCCCAGCGCAAGCAGTGCGAGGCCATCACCGGCATCATCGAAGAGGGCGAAGAAATGATGGAAGAAGTCGAAACGCCCGACGTCCGCGACAGCGCGCTGATTGCCGCCGCGCAGAAGGTGGAGCACTACGAGATCGCGAGCTATCGCACCATCTGCCGTGCCGCCGAACTGCTGGGCCTCAAGGACGCCGCCAAGCTTCTCACCGAGACCCTAAAAGAAGAGTCTGCCACCGACGACAAACTGACTGCCCTTGCTGAAAAGCTGGAGCCGCAGCTCGTGAAAGTAGATTTCAGTAAAATCCTGAGAATATACGAACGCGCACCCGACGATGGGCGCGTTTTTATTTTGCAAGGCTGACCGAATTACGTGGTTTTGAATAAGTACCAGTTGGGCAGAACTTCCTCGATATAAATAAAGTTGCTTGGGTCCATCGGGGGAGGCTCTTTGCCCTCTGGAATAAAAAGGTAGCCTACTTTATCATCCCTCATACCGCCGATGGTGAACTGGATCGCTCCATGAATCTTGGAATAGGGTTCCGCATAGGAAAGGTGCAATTCGTAGAGGCGAGCCGCAGCAGTCTTCGGTTCTTCGTTGCTGGCTTGAATGAGCGCCTGATCATCAAACGCAATGTTGGTCAAAGCTTTAAGCGCTGCTTCGTTGTCCCGTAGGTGCTGTTTCAGTTGGCTGTCTGATGCCGCTGTCAGCTCCATTATTTCAATCTCCCACTGCTCACTTGGAGACAGGTTCGGCTTTGCCTTTGCTTGTTCCAAAGCCATGTAGAAGACACCGGGAAGAACAAGCGATCTGACTGCGCTCAGCTTCCATTGATCCCCGTCTGGCCGCAGATAAGCATACCAGTTAGAGGTTTCGCCGTCTTTTCTATAGTCGATCGCGTAGACAATCTGGTTTTGGTCTGAGGCAAGCTCGCGATAGACAACAGCAGCACCTTTGGTGTAGAAGCCCATGGTCGGGGCGTCGCTGTAAGTTGTTGCCATTTCTCCAATATAGAAGCCTTTCTTCTCCTCGAATTCCGGCTGACCAAAAAACCGCTTCACGATCCACTCTGGAGTGCCGTGTTCGGCGGCTGATAGGCACGGTGTAATGGCAAGTAAAAGAATAAAAAGGTATCGCATGGGTATAGGGAGGTAACTTGTAGTGAATCCATGAAAAGACTAATCTTTCTTTTGATGCGAAACAAGCTAATAGCGGTTTCAAGCGCTAGCCGCCGCGTAGGGCGCGGTCTACCAAAACCCAGATGCCGGACGGGGATACACTGAGAATGCGGTTGCTCACGCCATTCCAGCCCCCTCCGCCAGCTTCACGCGTAGCCCTGTCACTCGGTGGAGGCCTTCGGCGCGGCGGACGGCGATGGAGTAGGCGTTGGGATCGCCGATGAGGATGACGCGGCGCTTGCCCCGGGTGAGGCCGGTGTAGAGCAGGTTGCGCTGCAGGAGCATGAAGTGTTGCTTCACCAGCGGGAGCACGACGACCGGGAATTCGCTGCCCTGGCTCTTGTGCACGCTGATGGCGTAGGCGAGGTTGAGGTCGCTCAGGTCGCCCTTGGTCAGTTCGACGATGCGTTCGCCGAAGTCGATCTGCAGCATGCCCTCCTCGGGGTCGATGGCCTTGATCTGGCCGAGGTCGCCGTTGAAGATGCCCAGCTCGTAGTTGTTGCGGTTCTGGATCACCTTGTCGCCTTCTCGAAATACCGTGGCGCCCATCGCGAGTTCGCGGCGGTTGGGGCGCTGCCAGGCGGCTTGCAGCAACTCGTTGAGCGTGCCGATGCCGGCCGAGCCGCGGTGCATCGGGGCCAGCACCTGGATGTCCATCAGCGGGTCGATGCGCGGCTCCCAGCGCGGCAGCAGGTGACGCACGACTTGCACGACGGCGGCCGCACAGGCTTCCGGCTCAGGGGCCACCACAAACTGCACCAGCGGACCCGACTCCAGTTGGTCGACGAGGCGGAGCGGGGAGGGGGGGGTGGGCTTCCCTTGGATGATCTGGTGCGCGAGGGTGACGATGGGGCTGTCTTTGCCTTGTCGGAAGATCTGCTTCAGCTCCGTCACCGCCACCTTGCGACTACCGATCAGGTCACCCAGCACCTGCCCCGCGCCCACGCTGGGAAGCTGCTGAGCATCGCCCACGAGCAGTAGGTGACACTCCGGCGGCAGGGCGGTGAAAAACGAGGCGGCGAGGCGGGTGTCGAGCATACTCGCCTCGTCCACGATCACGCAATCGGCCTCCAGCGGTTTTTCGGCGGTGTGGAGAAAACCGCCCTGCTGCACGTCGAACTGCAAGACGCGGTGCAGCGTGCCTGCCTGCATGCGGGCGGATTCGGAAAGGCGTTGCGCGGCGCGCCCGGTGGGGGCGGCCAATTTCAGGCGCAGCTTCTTGGCGCGCAGGATGTCGACAAGGGCGCGGAGGATCGTCGTTTTGCCGGTGCCGGGGCCGCCCGTGAGGATGCTGACCTTGTTGGAGAGGGCCGAGCGCAGCGCATCGACCTGCTCGGGGGCAAAGGTGAAGCCTGCCCGCTCCTGTGCCCAGTCGATCGCCGCCTCCACCTTCAGCTCCGGCCAACCGCTGGGGGACGATATGAGGCGCTGCAGCGAATCGGTGATGCGTTCTTCGGCGCGGGAAAGATAGATGCTCTGGATCAGCCCGGCGTCCTTCAGGTAAATCA
Coding sequences within:
- the sppA gene encoding signal peptide peptidase SppA, translated to MGFLRAIFKWLVALIVAYALLFIAVLLGLSMFGLAFQRPEPGLENGSVLVYNLDLNVTDTPAFEGPREVLEQALSSENYGSISLLELLDALRAGAHDDRISGLVLTGNVYGAGYGSSLATLREVRRAIEEFKASGKPVWAYVDMDGAQDFYLKSAAQEVYMNPFSYLEFKGLASETPYLGDFLRKYGVGVQVARSGKFKSAAESLVEGHMSPEERTQRTALLNDIWLSLREDIGESREVEPEKLAELANDIAIFEADDALDAGLVDSLLYRDEMANLLVDLTGPSERGTLYREVSLLDYANERNHHRFSASLGGFGAPSIAIVYAEGVIVEGPGVIDEVGADTMVEYLREVRRDPSIKALVMRVNSPGGSATASEKILREVRLVAAEKPVIVSMGGMAASGGYWISSMADTIFAEPTTITGSIGVISMIPNVGELAAQHEVNFETVRTSRFADLYSISRPRTPEEMALMQQTVDKIYQDFLTRVSEGRELSRERVNQIAQGRVWSGESAVELRLVDYLGGLEDAIAFAAEEAGLGEDYTLREYPERVTLEAWFEQAFGQQQPGVAKTSTLDAAGLLPRGRDPVSRQLAQWQQTMRLLRQLNDPMGVYAIEPQWVFVD
- a CDS encoding iron-sulfur cluster assembly protein codes for the protein MEATTINLRTGCPATRIPSGEQITLPEGSELFITQALGGSVTVRDQGGLYRVDQAHLDAFGPEVAAQLRDELQATDLSGQPFSEQQLWDSLRQCFDPEIPVNIVDLGLIYDLHYEEIATGRYNVGVKMTLTAPGCGMGPTIANDAQSKLQSLPSVETAQVDIVWDPQWTPQMISPEGRKILGLG
- a CDS encoding tyrosine-type recombinase/integrase: MDAANDLSGGSQDPRPGLSPQAPALPETAWLGAFLDFLRDERQASRYTVRNYAQSLEEILGYFRQEGYAGPLEKVPERLIQSYLVDRQREGLSRRTLHLRLSAARSFFDYLRRRRFVQRNPFHTLSAPKFHQPLPRFLTEKQMTEFLEGPAKLFEMGQATRFEAVRDQAIFELFYGAGLRISELIALTYGQVDFQRGLARVRGKGNKDRICPLGPVAVRCLARFRDEFATERGYEAVILFREPGKPLKPDWVQKRMKVYLQLAGLPLELSPHKLRHSYATHLLNGGADLRAVQEMLGHASLATTQVYTHVGMAELKKVHALNHPRG
- a CDS encoding cation diffusion facilitator family transporter; this encodes MRPREPYRLPGAAQRKSRQIVWLEWATVVVMLGVVAVMYVAMGSSQAMKTAWIEDLLALVPPAAFLIANHFRDRAPTNRFPYGFQRTALLSFLVSAVAILGMGLYMLYDAASSLIAREHPTLGHFDRFGWQIWSGWVMLGALVVSVIPPMILGFLKQRICCRLNERTILADATMNKDDWQTGVAAMLGVIGIGAGLWWADAVAAALISLNVIHDGTTHLRHAVLNLLDQRPTEADSSHPLQIDRDIRRRVLECAGVAEAEVRLREEGRCITGEIFVRMKRPAATPEELRMIRDAAEGVNDRLYSLVVMPVSEIKEA
- a CDS encoding transporter substrate-binding domain-containing protein translates to MSSIWRPRTILIGMVGLSVLMTGCERFPRDPAGTLERVEKRGVLRAGAFENPPWVTVEPDGTVTGVEVALIEDFARELGVSVEWSHEGAEDLFASLEKHELDVVIGGITQQNPWRTQLGFSLPFATIHPGDGEEPKRQVMAVASGENAMLMRLEAFLLSRRDEVEALQVEDAP
- a CDS encoding MBL fold metallo-hydrolase, producing the protein MTQIPTDPSTKAGDATPDARSQEVLPDVAYQRIVMVNVVFLGDPQAADAPWVLVDAGLPHSGGAIIKAAEERFGPRAPKAIILTHGHFDHVSALEKLREHWPETPVYAHRLEKPFLDGTTPYPPPSPNAGGGLMARLSPLYPRKPIIVPGLKLLPDDGSVPGMPEWRWVHVPGHSPGQVALWRLNDHTLLSADAIITTDQSSATAVAAQKVEIHGPPTYFTPDWEAARESVRRLAVLRPQTLIAGHGKALRGDEIRIDLDRLARDFDQVARPPRK
- a CDS encoding ferritin-like domain-containing protein, coding for MNVKTPEDLFHHDLKDLYDAEHRIEEALQKMEKTAKNADLKKAFRQHRTETQGQIKRLEQVFEAFGKTPQRKQCEAITGIIEEGEEMMEEVETPDVRDSALIAAAQKVEHYEIASYRTICRAAELLGLKDAAKLLTETLKEESATDDKLTALAEKLEPQLVKVDFSKILRIYERAPDDGRVFILQG
- a CDS encoding ATP-dependent RecD-like DNA helicase; amino-acid sequence: MDELTGILERFIFYNEENHFAIAELRPSGEKHPYTILGNLPGVQCGETLRLRGDWINHPQHGKQFKFKEYQSELPSNVQGIRKYLGSGLIPGIGKVYADKIVDHFGADTFKVIEHDSGRLREVPGIGPKRAVEIKQAWDEQHAQRQVLLFLQSYGVGNALCLKLIKRYGTQAGDVIRANPYQVAREVDGIGFLTADRIAQNLGFALDAPARLDAGLLHVLGEAETEGHTAMPAEDLRQKTTELLGVAADLIGHRINDRIVAKELIYLKDAGLIQSIYLSRAEERITDSLQRLISSPSGWPELKVEAAIDWAQERAGFTFAPEQVDALRSALSNKVSILTGGPGTGKTTILRALVDILRAKKLRLKLAAPTGRAAQRLSESARMQAGTLHRVLQFDVQQGGFLHTAEKPLEADCVIVDEASMLDTRLAASFFTALPPECHLLLVGDAQQLPSVGAGQVLGDLIGSRKVAVTELKQIFRQGKDSPIVTLAHQIIQGKPTPPSPLRLVDQLESGPLVQFVVAPEPEACAAAVVQVVRHLLPRWEPRIDPLMDIQVLAPMHRGSAGIGTLNELLQAAWQRPNRRELAMGATVFREGDKVIQNRNNYELGIFNGDLGQIKAIDPEEGMLQIDFGERIVELTKGDLSDLNLAYAISVHKSQGSEFPVVVLPLVKQHFMLLQRNLLYTGLTRGKRRVILIGDPNAYSIAVRRAEGLHRVTGLRVKLAEGAGMA